The following are from one region of the Capsicum annuum cultivar UCD-10X-F1 chromosome 1, UCD10Xv1.1, whole genome shotgun sequence genome:
- the LOC107838764 gene encoding DEK domain-containing chromatin-associated protein 3, producing MENDSAAVATTTTKKTTTTWSTWEELLLAFAVKRHGLKNWESVAMELQSRISLPVLLTAQICKDKYHDLRRRFMNSYNYNSYDEKINDSFDEGVELDVDGNGDVTIPWIEELRQLRVAELKKEVQRYDLSIQSLQLKVKTMEEERERSLKEKSLDDGKRPDLEDVKEERSQNDKNSGADVKPEDSTGKAVSSEESDRENRSFNESNSTENRETGVKNEAEPVEIGEDKPVQEVKPVSEADSYNDSSSDRQEKKVRRDSGDLRDTVSESKEETKENSDVQSTATLTKRKRQCSGGDGGRNGGDAAEMASPAVGIKGEVTAKSEPLIEFLDIIRSHKRGSMFKRRLDSQKADKYKSIIRQHMDLETVQARIDDGSYCSCPAKFYLDLLLVFNNAIVYFPKSSSESTAANELRSIVIEELKKTRAQSKDQSPGPRLAPLKIQLKPELEISDSLLAKHKSTVPIVVCRKRSSISAKAAGSGNNKPEKHGDSKPPLNPKPPIKSSSNEEESSIKLGMKEKPVTGARSMRRSSKGRSNNNASPSNNNNNQNTNPKQTNSGGDKKEDAKPEKKKEESKKRGAAADFLKRIKKTSPTKGTLIEALKNDPTEDVVSVKVSNKKEQQKKKVDDRREVPVRRSGGGGGSAIKEEGSPSKRSVGRPPKRGGREVVVQEKRGRENSEKDDSSKRPKKRSRR from the exons ATGGAAAACGACTCAGCAGCAGTTGCTACAACGACGACGAAGAAGACAACGACGACATGGAGTACATGGGAGGAACTTTTGTTAGCCTTTGCTGTGAAAAGGCATGGTCTTAAGAACTGGGAATCTGTAGCTATGGAACTCCAATCCCGTATCTCTTTACCCGTTTTATTGACCGCTCAAATTTGTAAGGATAAATACCATGACCTCCGCCGccgcttcatgaatagctataactATAACAGTTATGATGAGAAGATTAACGACAGTTTTGATGAAGGAGTTGAGCTGGATGTTGATGGGAATGGAGATGTAACGATTCCTTGGATTGAGGAGCTGAGACAACTCCGTGTTGCTGAGCTTAAAAAAGAGGTTCAACGCTACGATCTTTCGATCCA GTCGTTGCAGTTGAAAGTGAAAACAATGGAGGAAGAGAGGGAACGGAGTTTGAAGGAGAAGAGTTTAGACGATGGAAAGAGACCAGATCTGGAGGATGTAAAGGAAGAGAGATCGCAAAACGACAAAAACAGCGGTGCCGATGTTAAACCGGAGGATTCGACCGGAAAAGCGGTGTCGAGCGAGGAATCAGACCGGGAAAACCGGTCCTTCAACGAGTCTAATTCAACAGAGAACAGAGAAACCGGTGTTAAAAACGAAGCGGAACCGGTCGAGATCGGTGAAGATAAACCGGTTCAGGAAGTTAAACCGGTTAGTGAAGCGGATTCATATAACGATAGCAGTTCAGATAGACAGGAGAAGAAAGTCCGTCGTGACTCTGGCGATTTACGCGATACAGTAAGCGAGTCGAAGGAGGAGACAAAGGAAAACAGTGACGTGCAGAGCACGGCGACTTTAACGAAGAGAAAACGGCAGTGCAGCGGCGGCGATGGTGGTAGAAACGGCGGAGATGCGGCGGAGATGGCTTCTCCGGCCGTTGGAATTAAAGGGGAGGTAACGGCGAAATCAGAGCCGTTAATTGAGTTTTTAGATATTATCAGGTCGCATAAGCGCGGCTCTATGTTCAAACGCCGGCTAGACAGCCAG AAAGCGGACAAGTACAAGAGTATAATCCGACAACATATGGATCTTGAAACGGTTCAAGCTCGGATTGACGACGGATCCTATTGCTCTTGCCCCGCCAAATTCTACTTGGACCTCCTACTCGTCTTCAACAATGCTATCGTCTACTTCCCCAAGTCTTCCTCAGAATCAACTGCAGCTAATGAACTCCGTAGCATTGtaattgaagaattaaaaaagaCCAGAGCCCAATCAAAGGATCAATCACCCGGACCTAGACTCGCACCATTAAAGATCCAACTCAAGCCCGAATTGGAGATATCCGATTCTTTGCTTGCAAAACACAAATCTACCGTTCCTATTGTAGTTTGTCGCAAAAGGAGCTCCATTTCAGCTAAAGCAGCAGGTTCTGGTAATAACAAACCGGAAAAACACGGTGATAGTAAACCTCCTTTGAATCCAAAGCCACCGATAAAGTCTTCTTCGAATGAAGAAGAGAGTTCAATCAAGCTTGGGATGAAAGAAAAACCAGTGACTGGGGCAAGAAGTATGAGGAGAAGCAGCAAAGGTCGTTCAAATAACAATGCTTCAccatccaacaacaacaacaaccagaACACAAATCCCAAGCAAACCAATAGCGGTGGGGACAAAAAGGAAGACGCGAAAccagagaagaagaaagaagaatctaaaaaacgAGGAGCTGCAGCGGACTTCTTGAAGAGAATAAAGAAGACTTCTCCTACGAAAGGAACATTAATTGAGGCACTAAAAAATGATCCTACGGAGGATGTTGTTAGTGTTAAAGTTAGTAATAAAAAAGAGCAgcaaaagaaaaaagttgatgatCGGAGAGAAGTTCCAGTAAGGCGTAGTGGTGGAGGTGGTGGCAGCGCAATCAAGGAGGAAGGTAGTCCGTCTAAAAGGAGCGTAGGTCGACCACCAAAGAGAGGTGGTAGAGAAGTAGTAGTGCAGGAAAAGCGTGGAagggaaaatagtgaaaaggatGATTCCTCTAAACGGCCAAAGAAACGATCAAGGAGGTAA